In Alosa sapidissima isolate fAloSap1 chromosome 11, fAloSap1.pri, whole genome shotgun sequence, a single window of DNA contains:
- the lcat gene encoding phosphatidylcholine-sterol acyltransferase isoform X2: MCYKKTDDFFTLWIDLNMFMPIGVDCWIDNIRIVYNRTTHKTSNAPGVEVRVPGFGQTYPIEFLDTNKLAGYFHTMVQHLVNMGYVRNETVRAAPYDWRIAPNEQEDYFNRLRDLVEEMHDTYQQPVHLLGHSMGSNYILVFLKQQSQEWKDKYIKSFISLGAPWGGAVKPLRVLASGENDGIPLVSNIKIREEQRMTTTNPWMIPFEEAWPNDHVFISTPSFNYTYQDYKRFFQDINFEDGYHMWEDTRNLTAGLPTPGVEVYCFYGVGLPTPVTYVYDEEFPNADPVDMLYEDGDDTVDSRSMSLCKRWVGQQEQPVHVKELWGLPHLDMVFNPRVLLMLQRIFEGKHIDDVYRAYDFYPTRAPRPQNMSLLPTVEPLLSPP, translated from the exons ATGTGTTACAAGAAAACAGATGACTTTTTCACTCTCTGGATAGATCTCAACATGTTCATGCCAATTGGCGTAGACTGTTGGATTGACAATATCAG GATTGTGTACAACAGGACCACACATAAGACGTCCAATGCTCCTGGTGTGGAGGTGAGGGTTCCTGGCTTTGGGCAGACTTACCCAATTGAGTTTCTGGACACAAACAAATTAGCAG GTTATTTCCACACCATGGTGCAGCATCTGGTCAACATGGGCTATGTTCGCAATGAGACCGTTCGGGCAGCTCCTTATGACTGGAGGATTGCCCCAA ATGAACAGGAGGATTACTTCAATCGGTTACGGGACCTGGTCGAGGAGATGCACGACACATACCAGCAGCCGGTCCATCTGCTTGGCCACAGCATGGGCAGCAACTACATCTTGGTCTTCCTGAAGCAGCAAAGCCAGGAGTGGAAGGACAAGTACATCAAGAGCTTCATATCCCTTGGCGCGCCATGGGGAGGGGCTGTCAAACCCCTGAGAGTGCTGGCGTCAG GTGAGAACGATGGCATCCCTCTGGTGTCCAATATAAAGATCCGAGAGGAGCAGCGCATGACGACCACCAACCCATGGATGATCCCCTTTGAGGAAGCCTGGCCAAATGACCACGTGTTCATATCCACCCCCTCCTTCAACTACACCTACCAGGACTACAAGCGCTTCTTCCAGGACATCAACTTTGAGGATGGCTATCACATGTGGGAGGACACCAGGAACCTCACGGCCGGTCTGCCCACTCCAGGTGTGGAGGTCTACTGCTTTTACGGAGTGGGGCTCCCCACACCGGTCACCTACGTGTACGACGAGGAGTTCCCCAACGCCGACCCGGTGGACATGCTCTACGAGGACGGCGACGACACGGTGGACAGTCGCAGCATGAGTCTGTGCAAGCGCTGGGTGGGTCAGCAGGAGCAGCCGGTCCACGTGAAGGAGCTGTGGGGACTGCCCCACCTGGACATGGTCTTCAACCCCCGGGTCCTGCTCATGCTCCAGAGGATCTTCGAGGGGAAGCACATCGACGACGTGTACCGGGCGTACGACTTTTACCCCACACGGGCACCTCGGCCTCAGAACATGAGCCTGTTGCCCACGGTTGAGCCCCTACTCTCCCCACCCTAG
- the lcat gene encoding phosphatidylcholine-sterol acyltransferase isoform X1, producing the protein MAFLHSLRALLLLCLIQQSAGFWLFNVIFPPTAKPHTATNNTPPVIIVPGNLGNRLEAKIDKPSLVHWMCYKKTDDFFTLWIDLNMFMPIGVDCWIDNIRIVYNRTTHKTSNAPGVEVRVPGFGQTYPIEFLDTNKLAGYFHTMVQHLVNMGYVRNETVRAAPYDWRIAPNEQEDYFNRLRDLVEEMHDTYQQPVHLLGHSMGSNYILVFLKQQSQEWKDKYIKSFISLGAPWGGAVKPLRVLASGENDGIPLVSNIKIREEQRMTTTNPWMIPFEEAWPNDHVFISTPSFNYTYQDYKRFFQDINFEDGYHMWEDTRNLTAGLPTPGVEVYCFYGVGLPTPVTYVYDEEFPNADPVDMLYEDGDDTVDSRSMSLCKRWVGQQEQPVHVKELWGLPHLDMVFNPRVLLMLQRIFEGKHIDDVYRAYDFYPTRAPRPQNMSLLPTVEPLLSPP; encoded by the exons ATGGCATTTCTTCACTCGTTGCGTGCGTTGCTGCTACTGTGCCTAATCCAGCAGTCTGCAGGGTTTTGGCTTTTCAATGTTATTTTCCCTCCCACTGCAAAACCACATACGGCAACCAACAACACTCCGCCGGTTATCATAG TTCCAGGGAATTTGGGAAATCGTCTAGAGGCAAAGATTGACAAGCCATCTCTTGTGCACTGGATGTGTTACAAGAAAACAGATGACTTTTTCACTCTCTGGATAGATCTCAACATGTTCATGCCAATTGGCGTAGACTGTTGGATTGACAATATCAG GATTGTGTACAACAGGACCACACATAAGACGTCCAATGCTCCTGGTGTGGAGGTGAGGGTTCCTGGCTTTGGGCAGACTTACCCAATTGAGTTTCTGGACACAAACAAATTAGCAG GTTATTTCCACACCATGGTGCAGCATCTGGTCAACATGGGCTATGTTCGCAATGAGACCGTTCGGGCAGCTCCTTATGACTGGAGGATTGCCCCAA ATGAACAGGAGGATTACTTCAATCGGTTACGGGACCTGGTCGAGGAGATGCACGACACATACCAGCAGCCGGTCCATCTGCTTGGCCACAGCATGGGCAGCAACTACATCTTGGTCTTCCTGAAGCAGCAAAGCCAGGAGTGGAAGGACAAGTACATCAAGAGCTTCATATCCCTTGGCGCGCCATGGGGAGGGGCTGTCAAACCCCTGAGAGTGCTGGCGTCAG GTGAGAACGATGGCATCCCTCTGGTGTCCAATATAAAGATCCGAGAGGAGCAGCGCATGACGACCACCAACCCATGGATGATCCCCTTTGAGGAAGCCTGGCCAAATGACCACGTGTTCATATCCACCCCCTCCTTCAACTACACCTACCAGGACTACAAGCGCTTCTTCCAGGACATCAACTTTGAGGATGGCTATCACATGTGGGAGGACACCAGGAACCTCACGGCCGGTCTGCCCACTCCAGGTGTGGAGGTCTACTGCTTTTACGGAGTGGGGCTCCCCACACCGGTCACCTACGTGTACGACGAGGAGTTCCCCAACGCCGACCCGGTGGACATGCTCTACGAGGACGGCGACGACACGGTGGACAGTCGCAGCATGAGTCTGTGCAAGCGCTGGGTGGGTCAGCAGGAGCAGCCGGTCCACGTGAAGGAGCTGTGGGGACTGCCCCACCTGGACATGGTCTTCAACCCCCGGGTCCTGCTCATGCTCCAGAGGATCTTCGAGGGGAAGCACATCGACGACGTGTACCGGGCGTACGACTTTTACCCCACACGGGCACCTCGGCCTCAGAACATGAGCCTGTTGCCCACGGTTGAGCCCCTACTCTCCCCACCCTAG